A window of the Natronomonas salina genome harbors these coding sequences:
- a CDS encoding ubiquitin-like small modifier protein 1: protein MDVTVYGQLRAATGEKTVRVEGDVKTVDDALERFLEAYPRAEQHVLDEDGEVRPSVRIVLDGDQVDLDSDCPSDATLQLFPAMEGGCTETHTSGE from the coding sequence ATGGACGTCACCGTCTACGGCCAACTGCGGGCGGCCACCGGCGAGAAGACCGTCCGCGTAGAGGGCGACGTCAAGACGGTCGACGATGCACTCGAACGCTTCCTCGAGGCGTATCCCCGAGCGGAACAGCACGTCCTCGACGAGGATGGCGAGGTTCGTCCAAGCGTCCGTATCGTACTCGATGGCGATCAAGTCGACCTCGACAGCGATTGTCCATCGGACGCGACTCTTCAGCTCTTCCCCGCAATGGAGGGTGGCTGCACAGAGACGCACACCAGCGGCGAGTAG
- a CDS encoding YqcI/YcgG family protein, whose product MTRAGLLFDQAELQDAIETGELTAWKKQRYLAFRETMRESRYPCHFAVQAERTDSARYLFAGDAHDRDALLKVREGLRQYLEQYQSIAERTTLVIFFEPPSEEQCEEEYRAQFWRVLEFLNNRDPEPWPRGVPEDPDDPEWEFCFSGEPMFIVGRAPFYTDRKSRYTPYGLEITIQPRRILDDITGDTIEGQQARSAINDRLEEYDDVAPHPDIGDYNDPNSREWKQYLLPASNEESLGEFPFEIDTE is encoded by the coding sequence ATGACTCGAGCAGGGCTGCTGTTCGATCAGGCGGAATTACAAGATGCGATAGAGACAGGCGAGCTGACAGCATGGAAGAAGCAGAGATATCTTGCGTTCAGGGAGACGATGCGGGAGAGTCGTTATCCGTGTCATTTTGCAGTCCAAGCGGAACGTACCGATTCCGCTCGGTACCTCTTCGCCGGGGATGCTCATGATCGGGATGCGCTTCTCAAAGTGAGAGAGGGATTGCGACAGTATCTCGAACAGTATCAGTCGATAGCCGAACGAACGACGCTAGTAATCTTTTTCGAGCCACCTAGTGAAGAGCAATGTGAAGAGGAGTACCGTGCGCAATTCTGGCGCGTTCTCGAATTCCTCAACAATCGAGATCCGGAGCCATGGCCTCGCGGCGTTCCCGAAGACCCGGATGATCCCGAATGGGAATTCTGCTTCTCCGGAGAACCGATGTTCATCGTCGGACGTGCGCCGTTCTATACAGATCGGAAGAGCCGGTATACGCCCTATGGACTCGAAATAACGATCCAGCCACGGCGGATACTCGACGACATTACCGGAGATACAATAGAAGGTCAGCAGGCACGCTCCGCCATCAACGATCGGTTAGAGGAATACGATGATGTTGCTCCCCATCCTGACATTGGCGATTATAATGATCCCAACAGTCGAGAATGGAAACAGTATCTCCTTCCGGCATCGAACGAGGAGAGTTTGGGTGAATTTCCCTTCGAGATAGATACAGAGTGA